A single genomic interval of Homo sapiens chromosome 7, GRCh38.p14 Primary Assembly harbors:
- the ZNF862 gene encoding zinc finger protein 862 isoform X5 translates to MMASKWGQPELEKEEPRYSLLIPTVEDGDTALLHHLGPRFSSLHPLRTGPAAAKPDLISKLERRAAPWIKDPNGPKWGKGRPPGNKKMVAVREADTQASAADSALLPGSPVEARASCCSSSICEEGDGPRRIKRTYRPRSIQRSWFGQFPWLVIDPKETKLFCSACIERPNLHDKSSRLVRGYTGPFKVETLKYHEVSKAHRLCVNTVEIKEDTPHTALVPEISSDLMANMEHFFNAAYSIAYHSRPLNDFEKILQLLQSTGTVILGKYRNRTACTQFIKYISETLKREILEDVRNSPCVSVLLDSSTDASEQACVGIYIRYFKQMEVKESYITLAPLYSETADGYFETIVSALDELDIPFRKPGWVVGLGTDGSAMLSCRGGLVEKFQEVIPQLLPVHCVAHRLHLAVVDACGSIDLVKKCDRHIRTVFKFYQSSNKRLNELQEGAAPLEQEIIRLKDLNAVRWVASRRRTLHALLVSWPALARHLQRVAEAGGQIGHRAKGMLKLMRGFHFVKFCHFLLDFLSIYRPLSEVCQKEIVLITEVNATLGRAYVALESLRHQAGPKEEEFNASFKDGRLHGICLDKLEVAEQRFQADRERTVLTGIEYLQQRFDADRPPQLKNMEVFDTMAWPSGIELASFGNDDILNLARYFECSLPTGYSEEALLEEWLGLKTIAQHLPFSMLCKNALAQHCRFPLLSKLMAVVVCVPISTSCCERGFKAMNRIRTDERTKLSNEVLNMLMMTAVNGVAVTEYDPQPAIQHWYLTSSGRRFSHVYTCAQVPARSPASARLRKEEMGALYVEEPRTQKPPILPSREAAEVLKDCIMEPPERLLYPHTSQEAPGMS, encoded by the exons GACCTGCCGCTGCCAAGCCAGACTTGATCTCCAAACTGGAGCGGAGGGCTGCACCCTGGATCAAGGACCCAAATGGGCCAAAGTGGGGGAAAGGTCGTCCTCCAG GGAACAAGAAGATGGTGGCAGTGAGAGAGGCAGACACACAGGCCTCGGCTGCAGACTCCGCGTTGCTTCCAGGCTCTCCCGTGGAGGCCCGTGCCTCCTGCTGCAGTTCCAGCATTTGTGAGGAAGGAGATGGACCTAGGAGAATCAAGAGGACATACAGGCCCCGTTCCATTCAGAGGTCATGGTTTGGGCAGTTCCCATGGTTAGTAATTGACCCCAAAGAGACCAAACTCTTCTGCTCAGCCTGCATAGAAAGACCTAATCTCCATGATAAATCATCTCGGTTAGTCAGAGGTTACACGGGGCCTTTTAAAGTGGAGACTTTAAAATACCATGAAGTCAGCAAAGCGCACAGGCTCTGTGTCAACACGGTTGAAATCAAGGAAGACACCCCTCACACTGCCCTCGTTCCAGAGATCTCCAGCGACCTCATGGCCAACATGGAGCACTTTTTCAATGCCGCCTACTCCATTGCATACCACTCAAGGCCCCTGAATGACTTTGAGAAGATCCTGCAGCTCCTCCAAAGCACGGGGACCGTGATATTAGGCAAGTACCGCAATCGCACGGCGTGCACTCAGTTCATCAAGTACATCTCAGAGACCCTGAAGAGGGAGATCCTGGAGGACGTGCGGAACTCGCCCTGTGTGAGCGTGCTGCTGGACAGCTCCACCGACGCCTCCGAGCAGGCCTGCGTGGGGATTTACATCCGCTACTTCAAGCAGATGGAGGTGAAAGAGTCCTACATCACTCTGGCCCCTCTCTACAGTGAGACAGCAGATGGGTACTTCGAGACCATCGTTTCTGCCCTGGATGAGCTGGACATCCCCTTCCGGAAGCCTGGCTGGGTGGTGGGGCTGGGGACGGATGGCTCAGCCATGTTGAGCTGCAGAGGAGGCCTTGTGGAAAAGTTCCAGGAGGTCATCCCGCAGCTGCTGCCTGTCCACTGCGTGGCCCACCGGCTGCACCTGGCTGTGGTGGACGCCTGCGGGAGCATCGATCTGGTGAAGAAGTGTGACCGGCACATCCGCACCGTCTTCAAGTTTTATCAGTCCTCAAACAAGAGGCTGAACGAGCTGCAGGAAGGTGCGGCGCCTCTGGAGCAGGAGATCATCCGCCTGAAGGATCTGAATGCGGTCCGCTGGGTGGCCAGCAGGAGGCGCACGCTGCACGCGCTGCTCGTGAGCTGGCCCGCCCTGGCCAGGCACCTCCAGAGGGTGGCAGAGGCTGGGGGCCAGATTGGGCACCGGGCCAAAGGGATGCTGAAGCTCATGCGCGGCTTCCACTTTGTCAAGTTCTGCCACTTCCTGTTGGACTTCCTGAGCATCTACAGGCCTCTGTCCGAGGTGTGCCAGAAGGAGATCGTGCTGATTACAGAGGTGAACGCCACGCTGGGCCGCGCCTACGTGGCACTGGAGAGCCTCCGTCACCAGGCAGGGCCCAAAGAGGAAGAATTCAACGCCAGCTTCAAGGATGGGCGGCTCCACGGCATCTGCTTGGACAAACTGGAGGTAGCGGAACAGCGGTTCCAGGCGGATAGGGAGAGGACAGTCCTGACGGGGATTGAGTACCTCCAGCAGAGGTTTGACGCAGACCGACCCCCACAGCTGAAGAACATGGAGGTGTTTGACACCATGGCCTGGCCAAGTGGGATTGAACTTGCCAGTTTTGGGAATGATGACATTCTCAACCTGGCCAGGTATTTCGAGTGCTCCCTCCCAACAGGATACAGTGAGGAAGCTCTGCTGGAGGAGTGGCTGGGCCTGAAAACCATTGCCCAGCACCTCCCGTTCTCCATGCTCTGCAAAAACGCCCTGGCCCAGCACTGCCGCTTCCCCCTGCTAAGCAAGCTCATGGCCGTGGTGGTCTGTGTGCCCATCTCCACCTCTTGCTGTGAGCGGGGGTTCAAGGCCATGAACCGAATCAGGACCGATGAGAGGACCAAGCTCTCCAACGAGGTGCTCAACATGCTCATGATGACAGCTGTGAACGGCGTGGCCGTCACGGAGTACGACCCCCAGCCCGCCATCCAGCACTGGTACCTGACCTCCTCAGGCCGGCGTTTCAGCCATGTCTACACCTGTGCCCAGGTGCCAGCCCGCTCCCCTGCAA GCGCCAGGCTCAGGAAGGAGGAGATGGGAGCCCTCTATGTGGAGGAGCCCAGGACCCAGAAGCCACCCATCCTGCCCTCCAGGGAAGCAGCGGAGGTTCTGAAGGACTGCATCATGGAGCCTCCCGAGAGACTCCTGTATCCCCACACCAGCCAGGAGGCCCCCGGGATGTCCTGA
- the ZNF862 gene encoding zinc finger protein 862 isoform X6, whose translation MVAVREADTQASAADSALLPGSPVEARASCCSSSICEEGDGPRRIKRTYRPRSIQRSWFGQFPWLVIDPKETKLFCSACIERPNLHDKSSRLVRGYTGPFKVETLKYHEVSKAHRLCVNTVEIKEDTPHTALVPEISSDLMANMEHFFNAAYSIAYHSRPLNDFEKILQLLQSTGTVILGKYRNRTACTQFIKYISETLKREILEDVRNSPCVSVLLDSSTDASEQACVGIYIRYFKQMEVKESYITLAPLYSETADGYFETIVSALDELDIPFRKPGWVVGLGTDGSAMLSCRGGLVEKFQEVIPQLLPVHCVAHRLHLAVVDACGSIDLVKKCDRHIRTVFKFYQSSNKRLNELQEGAAPLEQEIIRLKDLNAVRWVASRRRTLHALLVSWPALARHLQRVAEAGGQIGHRAKGMLKLMRGFHFVKFCHFLLDFLSIYRPLSEVCQKEIVLITEVNATLGRAYVALESLRHQAGPKEEEFNASFKDGRLHGICLDKLEVAEQRFQADRERTVLTGIEYLQQRFDADRPPQLKNMEVFDTMAWPSGIELASFGNDDILNLARYFECSLPTGYSEEALLEEWLGLKTIAQHLPFSMLCKNALAQHCRFPLLSKLMAVVVCVPISTSCCERGFKAMNRIRTDERTKLSNEVLNMLMMTAVNGVAVTEYDPQPAIQHWYLTSSGRRFSHVYTCAQVPARSPASARLRKEEMGALYVEEPRTQKPPILPSREAAEVLKDCIMEPPERLLYPHTSQEAPGMS comes from the exons ATGGTGGCAGTGAGAGAGGCAGACACACAGGCCTCGGCTGCAGACTCCGCGTTGCTTCCAGGCTCTCCCGTGGAGGCCCGTGCCTCCTGCTGCAGTTCCAGCATTTGTGAGGAAGGAGATGGACCTAGGAGAATCAAGAGGACATACAGGCCCCGTTCCATTCAGAGGTCATGGTTTGGGCAGTTCCCATGGTTAGTAATTGACCCCAAAGAGACCAAACTCTTCTGCTCAGCCTGCATAGAAAGACCTAATCTCCATGATAAATCATCTCGGTTAGTCAGAGGTTACACGGGGCCTTTTAAAGTGGAGACTTTAAAATACCATGAAGTCAGCAAAGCGCACAGGCTCTGTGTCAACACGGTTGAAATCAAGGAAGACACCCCTCACACTGCCCTCGTTCCAGAGATCTCCAGCGACCTCATGGCCAACATGGAGCACTTTTTCAATGCCGCCTACTCCATTGCATACCACTCAAGGCCCCTGAATGACTTTGAGAAGATCCTGCAGCTCCTCCAAAGCACGGGGACCGTGATATTAGGCAAGTACCGCAATCGCACGGCGTGCACTCAGTTCATCAAGTACATCTCAGAGACCCTGAAGAGGGAGATCCTGGAGGACGTGCGGAACTCGCCCTGTGTGAGCGTGCTGCTGGACAGCTCCACCGACGCCTCCGAGCAGGCCTGCGTGGGGATTTACATCCGCTACTTCAAGCAGATGGAGGTGAAAGAGTCCTACATCACTCTGGCCCCTCTCTACAGTGAGACAGCAGATGGGTACTTCGAGACCATCGTTTCTGCCCTGGATGAGCTGGACATCCCCTTCCGGAAGCCTGGCTGGGTGGTGGGGCTGGGGACGGATGGCTCAGCCATGTTGAGCTGCAGAGGAGGCCTTGTGGAAAAGTTCCAGGAGGTCATCCCGCAGCTGCTGCCTGTCCACTGCGTGGCCCACCGGCTGCACCTGGCTGTGGTGGACGCCTGCGGGAGCATCGATCTGGTGAAGAAGTGTGACCGGCACATCCGCACCGTCTTCAAGTTTTATCAGTCCTCAAACAAGAGGCTGAACGAGCTGCAGGAAGGTGCGGCGCCTCTGGAGCAGGAGATCATCCGCCTGAAGGATCTGAATGCGGTCCGCTGGGTGGCCAGCAGGAGGCGCACGCTGCACGCGCTGCTCGTGAGCTGGCCCGCCCTGGCCAGGCACCTCCAGAGGGTGGCAGAGGCTGGGGGCCAGATTGGGCACCGGGCCAAAGGGATGCTGAAGCTCATGCGCGGCTTCCACTTTGTCAAGTTCTGCCACTTCCTGTTGGACTTCCTGAGCATCTACAGGCCTCTGTCCGAGGTGTGCCAGAAGGAGATCGTGCTGATTACAGAGGTGAACGCCACGCTGGGCCGCGCCTACGTGGCACTGGAGAGCCTCCGTCACCAGGCAGGGCCCAAAGAGGAAGAATTCAACGCCAGCTTCAAGGATGGGCGGCTCCACGGCATCTGCTTGGACAAACTGGAGGTAGCGGAACAGCGGTTCCAGGCGGATAGGGAGAGGACAGTCCTGACGGGGATTGAGTACCTCCAGCAGAGGTTTGACGCAGACCGACCCCCACAGCTGAAGAACATGGAGGTGTTTGACACCATGGCCTGGCCAAGTGGGATTGAACTTGCCAGTTTTGGGAATGATGACATTCTCAACCTGGCCAGGTATTTCGAGTGCTCCCTCCCAACAGGATACAGTGAGGAAGCTCTGCTGGAGGAGTGGCTGGGCCTGAAAACCATTGCCCAGCACCTCCCGTTCTCCATGCTCTGCAAAAACGCCCTGGCCCAGCACTGCCGCTTCCCCCTGCTAAGCAAGCTCATGGCCGTGGTGGTCTGTGTGCCCATCTCCACCTCTTGCTGTGAGCGGGGGTTCAAGGCCATGAACCGAATCAGGACCGATGAGAGGACCAAGCTCTCCAACGAGGTGCTCAACATGCTCATGATGACAGCTGTGAACGGCGTGGCCGTCACGGAGTACGACCCCCAGCCCGCCATCCAGCACTGGTACCTGACCTCCTCAGGCCGGCGTTTCAGCCATGTCTACACCTGTGCCCAGGTGCCAGCCCGCTCCCCTGCAA GCGCCAGGCTCAGGAAGGAGGAGATGGGAGCCCTCTATGTGGAGGAGCCCAGGACCCAGAAGCCACCCATCCTGCCCTCCAGGGAAGCAGCGGAGGTTCTGAAGGACTGCATCATGGAGCCTCCCGAGAGACTCCTGTATCCCCACACCAGCCAGGAGGCCCCCGGGATGTCCTGA